From Nicotiana tabacum cultivar K326 chromosome 15, ASM71507v2, whole genome shotgun sequence, the proteins below share one genomic window:
- the LOC107796551 gene encoding endoplasmic reticulum oxidoreductin-1 isoform X1, which produces MAKPEIDKKKKKKKKKKKKKKKKKKKKKKKKKKKKKKKKKKKKKNSFRIQYAWFIGALIVVLFAVLLNTTKFRTFHPFSNTGKRCNCSQGAGKYSRVVEDCCYDYDTVNHLNKEVLHPSLQELVKTPFFRYFKVKLWCDCPFWPDDGMCHLRDCSVCECPENEFPEPFKAQSYRLSSSNLVCLEENPEAAVDRTIDSKAFKGWVEVDNPWTNDDETDNAEMTYVNLQLNPERYTGYSGPSARRIWDAIYVENCPKYPSGEICPEKKILYKLISGLHSSISIHIAADYLLDEASNTWGQNLTLMYDRVLQFPDRANNLYFTFLFLLRAVTKAADYLDQASYDTGNPEDDLKTQSWMKQLVYNPKLQAACPLPFDEARLWKGQSEPDLMQQIQTQFRNISALMDCIGCEKCRLWGKLQVLGLGTALKILFSVNGPERLGETLHFQRNEVIALINLLNRLSESVMLVHEMGPSLENVMRTQISTPSDQPLMTGGAY; this is translated from the exons ATGGCGAAGCCCGaaattgataagaagaagaagaagaagaagaagaagaagaagaagaagaagaagaagaagaagaagaagaagaagaagaagaagaagaagaagaagaagaagaagaagaagaagaagaagaacagttTTAGAATTCAATACGCATGGTTTATTGGTGCTTTAATTGTTGTACTCTTCGCTGTTCTCCTTAATACCACCAAATTCCGCACGTTCCATCCCTTCAGTAACACTGGCAAAAGATGCAACTGTTCtcag GGGGCAGGCAAAtatagtagggttgtggaagatTGTTGTTATGACTACGACACCGTGAATCATCTTAACAAGGAAGTATTACATCCATCGCTCCAAGAACTTGTTAAAACACCATTCTTCAGATATTTCAAG GTTAAGTTGTGGTGTGATTGTCCATTCTGGCCAGATGATGGAATGTGCCATTTACGAGACTGCAGTGTTTGTGAATGCCCAGAAAATGAATTTCCTGAGCCATTTAAGGCGCAGAGTTATCGACTTTCTTCAAGTAATCTAGTCTGTCTAGAAGAAAACCCTGAGGCAGCTGTTGATCGTACAATAGATTCCAAAGCATTCAAAGGCTGGGTGGAAGTGGACAACCCATGGACGAATGATGATGAGACAGATAATG CTGAAATGACATATGTTAATCTCCAGTTGAACCCTGAGCGCTACACTGGGTACAGTGGTCCATCTGCTAGAAGAATATGGGATGCTATTTATGTAGAAAACTGCCCTAAAT ATCCATCTGGAGAGATTTGCCCGGAGAAAaaaatattgtataaattaatATCTGGCCTCCACTCCTCAATTTCTATTCATATAGCTGCTGATTACTTGCTTGACGAAGCATCAAACACG TGGGGACAGAATCTTACGTTGATGTATGACCGCGTCTTACAATTCCCAGACCGTGCCAATAACTTATACTTCACTTTCCTGTTTTTGCTCCGCGCTGTTACCAAA GCAGCAGACTACTTGGACCAGGCTTCATATGATACTGGAAACCCTGAGGATGATCTAAAGACACAATCTTGGATGAAACAATTGGTTTACAATCCCAAGCTGCAAGCTGCATGTCCTTTACCTTTCGATGAAGCGAGGCTATGGAAAGGTCAAAGCGAGCCTGACCTGATGCAGCAAATTCAGACGCAGTTCAGAAACATCAG TGCATTGATGGACTGCATTGGATGTGAAAAATGTCGTCTTTGGGGAAAGCTTCAGGTTCTTGGTCTTGGTACAGCGTTAAAGATCCTATTCTCTGTCAATGGTCCAGAACGTTTAGGTGAAACT CTGCATTTTCAACGGAATGAAGTTATAGCATTGATTAACTTACTGAATCGTCTTTCAGAATCTGTTATGCTTGTACATGAAATGGGGCCCTCGCTCGAAAATGTTATGAGAACACAAATTTCTACACCTAGTGATCAACCATTGATGACTGGGGGGGCATACTAA
- the LOC107796551 gene encoding endoplasmic reticulum oxidoreductin-1 isoform X2, which yields MAKPEIDKKKKKKKKKKKKKKKKKKKKKKKKKKKKKKKKKKKKKNSFRIQYAWFIGALIVVLFAVLLNTTKFRTFHPFSNTGKRCNCSQGAGKYSRVVEDCCYDYDTVNHLNKEVLHPSLQELVKTPFFRYFKVKLWCDCPFWPDDGMCHLRDCSVCECPENEFPEPFKAQSYRLSSSNLVCLEENPEAAVDRTIDSKAFKGWVEVDNPWTNDDETDNAEMTYVNLQLNPERYTGYSGPSARRIWDAIYVENCPKYPSGEICPEKKILYKLISGLHSSISIHIAADYLLDEASNTWGQNLTLMYDRVLQFPDRANNLYFTFLFLLRAVTKAADYLDQASYDTGNPEDDLKTQSWMKQLVYNPKLQAACPLPFDEARLWKGQSEPDLMQQIQTQFRNISISIYL from the exons ATGGCGAAGCCCGaaattgataagaagaagaagaagaagaagaagaagaagaagaagaagaagaagaagaagaagaagaagaagaagaagaagaagaagaagaagaagaagaagaagaagaagaagaagaagaacagttTTAGAATTCAATACGCATGGTTTATTGGTGCTTTAATTGTTGTACTCTTCGCTGTTCTCCTTAATACCACCAAATTCCGCACGTTCCATCCCTTCAGTAACACTGGCAAAAGATGCAACTGTTCtcag GGGGCAGGCAAAtatagtagggttgtggaagatTGTTGTTATGACTACGACACCGTGAATCATCTTAACAAGGAAGTATTACATCCATCGCTCCAAGAACTTGTTAAAACACCATTCTTCAGATATTTCAAG GTTAAGTTGTGGTGTGATTGTCCATTCTGGCCAGATGATGGAATGTGCCATTTACGAGACTGCAGTGTTTGTGAATGCCCAGAAAATGAATTTCCTGAGCCATTTAAGGCGCAGAGTTATCGACTTTCTTCAAGTAATCTAGTCTGTCTAGAAGAAAACCCTGAGGCAGCTGTTGATCGTACAATAGATTCCAAAGCATTCAAAGGCTGGGTGGAAGTGGACAACCCATGGACGAATGATGATGAGACAGATAATG CTGAAATGACATATGTTAATCTCCAGTTGAACCCTGAGCGCTACACTGGGTACAGTGGTCCATCTGCTAGAAGAATATGGGATGCTATTTATGTAGAAAACTGCCCTAAAT ATCCATCTGGAGAGATTTGCCCGGAGAAAaaaatattgtataaattaatATCTGGCCTCCACTCCTCAATTTCTATTCATATAGCTGCTGATTACTTGCTTGACGAAGCATCAAACACG TGGGGACAGAATCTTACGTTGATGTATGACCGCGTCTTACAATTCCCAGACCGTGCCAATAACTTATACTTCACTTTCCTGTTTTTGCTCCGCGCTGTTACCAAA GCAGCAGACTACTTGGACCAGGCTTCATATGATACTGGAAACCCTGAGGATGATCTAAAGACACAATCTTGGATGAAACAATTGGTTTACAATCCCAAGCTGCAAGCTGCATGTCCTTTACCTTTCGATGAAGCGAGGCTATGGAAAGGTCAAAGCGAGCCTGACCTGATGCAGCAAATTCAGACGCAGTTCAGAAACATCAG TATTAGCATCTATTTGTGA